A genome region from candidate division KSB1 bacterium includes the following:
- a CDS encoding glycosyltransferase family 9 protein encodes MKFLVIRFSSIGDILLTTPLLRSLRQTYPRADIGFAIKEQFAPLLQHNPHINRMHTLKSGGTFKNLKSLKSEIRSHDYDVVIDIHNNLRSRYTRAGLGVKHYKYKKYKWKRFWLVHTRLNFYRRIIPVHLRYIQSIADFGVKDDGQGLELSIPESMQHQMNARLTARGFDQTRLTVGVAAGAGFPTKRWPADRFTAVCQQLQAKHKAQILLFGDKNDRSLTQRIQEGLQEDVWDLAGYCTLTETAAAMRNCDLLLCNDTGLMHMATALCVKVAAIFGCTTRELGFFPINGRIIEHPGLACRPCTHMGRRHCPKGHFRCMLDLSVNDVYQAAAAQLKAT; translated from the coding sequence ATGAAATTCCTGGTCATCCGATTCAGTTCCATCGGAGACATCCTGCTCACCACGCCGCTGCTTCGCAGTTTGCGACAGACGTATCCCCGGGCGGACATCGGATTCGCCATCAAGGAACAGTTTGCTCCCCTTTTGCAACACAATCCGCATATCAACCGGATGCACACGCTAAAATCCGGGGGAACATTCAAGAATCTGAAATCCTTAAAGTCGGAAATTCGCTCCCATGACTATGACGTGGTCATAGACATTCACAATAACCTGCGCAGCCGTTATACAAGAGCCGGGCTGGGTGTAAAGCATTACAAATATAAAAAATACAAGTGGAAACGCTTCTGGCTGGTGCATACACGTCTGAACTTTTACCGCCGGATCATTCCGGTGCATCTGCGCTATATTCAGAGCATTGCGGATTTTGGTGTCAAAGACGACGGACAGGGGCTGGAACTGTCGATTCCGGAAAGCATGCAACACCAAATGAACGCGCGATTGACCGCCCGGGGATTTGATCAGACGCGTCTGACCGTAGGCGTTGCCGCCGGAGCGGGATTCCCGACCAAGCGCTGGCCGGCGGATCGGTTTACCGCCGTCTGTCAGCAGCTGCAGGCGAAACACAAGGCACAGATCCTGCTGTTTGGCGACAAAAACGACCGCAGCCTCACTCAACGGATACAGGAGGGGCTGCAGGAGGATGTGTGGGATCTGGCCGGGTACTGCACGCTGACGGAAACAGCCGCGGCCATGCGTAACTGTGATCTTTTGCTCTGCAATGATACGGGACTGATGCATATGGCCACGGCCCTGTGCGTTAAAGTCGCGGCCATATTCGGCTGCACAACCCGGGAACTCGGTTTTTTCCCGATAAACGGCCGGATCATCGAACATCCCGGTCTCGCCTGTCGTCCCTGTACGCATATGGGGCGCCGGCACTGTCCCAAAGGTCATTTCCGATGTATGCTGGATCTGAGTGTCAATGATGTCTATCAGGCGGCGGCCGCACAGTTAAAAGCAACCTGA
- a CDS encoding sigma-70 family RNA polymerase sigma factor — MSTDISQLIERALQDDQQAFTEIVNRYRRQIYHFIYRMVKDDAQAQDLTQETFIKAFRALASFNSNYAFTTWLYKIASNNCIDHFRKKRLSTYSLDTPIKSKDGDLKRDFAASDQGPESEMISREKENQIETAINSLPEKYREAILLRHTKDKSYEEIAEMLNVPLGTVKVRIFRAREMLKRQLKEQMRRG; from the coding sequence ATGTCGACGGATATTTCTCAACTCATTGAACGCGCTCTGCAGGATGATCAACAGGCTTTTACGGAAATTGTGAATCGCTACCGCAGACAAATATACCATTTTATCTATCGAATGGTTAAGGATGATGCGCAGGCTCAGGATTTGACGCAGGAAACCTTTATAAAAGCGTTTCGTGCCCTGGCCTCGTTCAACTCTAATTATGCCTTTACCACCTGGCTGTACAAGATTGCATCCAATAACTGTATTGATCATTTTCGCAAAAAACGGTTGAGTACCTATTCTCTGGATACCCCGATAAAATCCAAAGACGGTGATTTGAAACGCGATTTTGCGGCGTCCGATCAGGGGCCGGAATCCGAAATGATCTCCAGGGAGAAAGAAAATCAGATCGAGACCGCTATCAATTCCTTGCCCGAGAAATACCGCGAGGCCATTTTGCTGCGTCATACCAAAGACAAATCTTATGAAGAAATTGCCGAGATGCTAAATGTGCCGCTGGGAACAGTCAAGGTGCGTATATTCAGGGCTCGTGAAATGTTGAAACGCCAGTTAAAAGAACAGATGCGCCGGGGGTAG
- the acpS gene encoding holo-ACP synthase, with protein MIYGIGIDSVDLERFERITQKWGKKFTARILTPLELEYCYQHRIKTASIAVRFAAKEAFYKCLPPDEQKDAGWHAAEILNDETGRPRLVPKGRLAETLKDRSIHISLSHSASNAVAIVIIE; from the coding sequence ATGATTTACGGCATCGGCATCGACAGCGTTGATCTTGAGCGGTTCGAGCGTATTACCCAAAAATGGGGTAAAAAATTTACCGCTCGTATTTTAACCCCTCTGGAACTGGAGTATTGTTATCAGCACCGGATAAAAACCGCGTCTATTGCCGTCCGGTTCGCTGCCAAAGAAGCCTTTTACAAATGCCTGCCGCCTGATGAACAAAAAGACGCCGGCTGGCATGCAGCCGAAATCCTCAATGATGAAACGGGACGTCCCCGGCTGGTTCCCAAAGGCAGGCTGGCTGAAACTTTAAAAGACCGCAGTATACACATCAGTCTTTCCCACAGCGCAAGCAATGCTGTTGCCATTGTAATTATTGAATAG